The region GGATTGTTCGCCGATCTCCGGAAGCGAAGACGGCCCCCGACTGATCGCTGCGCCGATTGCGATTTGATGACCATCTGCTTTCAGTGCACGGGTTGGTCCCAGCTCGAACACGGAGTGGAATGGGCACCGGTTGACTTCCTGTGCGAGGTCACTCATGCTCGCGCCGAGGCTCTCGGGCTGCCGCATGCGCGGGGAATCTGCTGCGACGTCATCGAGAACATCAAAACACGGAAGCGACGCCGCCTGCACGGCTGTGCGGTCGGAGTCCATGCCGCACCGGCGCGGGCAACAGGAGAAATAAGCAATGAAGAAAAAACCCTATCGCAAACCGGAAATCCAGGAAGTCCGATTAGTCCTTCAGGAATCCGTCATGATGGTCTGTAAGGTCGCCGACCTTGGGGGACCTGGACAACCCGTTTCCGGGTGTAAGGGCCAAATAGGACAACAGTGCGCCCTTTTGGGGACATAAGGAGAGCACCTGGTCGCCAGCTTCCCCTATAACCGGAGCTATAACCGGAGCGAGATAATCACGGGGAGCACGGATGAGCGTACCTCGGAGACCTCACATGCAGACAGAGGCCGCTCGCTGGCTGTCACTTGTGGCAGCCAAGTTCAATGCTCCCGAAGAAGTTGCCTCCCACACGGAGACAGTCGCCGAAGGGTTTGAAGCTTGGGAACGAGAGGTCGTTCAACAGTTCATGACATGCCCCGGACGACTTCTCGATGTGGGCTGCGGCGCAGGTCGCGAGGCTTTCGCCTTCGCCGAACGGGGCTTTGAGGTCGTCGCCATTGATATTGCCGAGAAGATGATCGAGCAGGCTAAAGCCCTGGCTGCCGAGCGGCAAGTGAACATCGAATTTCACACGATGAGCGTGACCGAATGCGCTTTCCCGCCTCAGTCCTTTGACTACATTTTCTTCAGCCGGGCCGTCTATTCCTATATCCCCACGCGGGCGCTTCGTCTCGCCACGTTGGCCCGACTCCGCCAGATGCTCAAGCCGTCGGGACTGTTGATCCTCTCCGGCTACTTCGTCGCGCGACGTCGCCTTCTCTCCCGGAGAGCGCTTCGCCATTTCGGCCAATGCCTGGCAGCGACACTGTGGGGACGGTGGACAGCGACGGAACCGGGCGACACCCTCATTGGTCGCGTGTCCGAACGGAGCGACTTGAACAAGCCCTGCTTCGTTCACATATTCCCCAGTCTCACGGCCATCGCTGAGGAACTTCGTCAGGCGGGATTTTCCATCCTCCGAGGGGGCACGCACTTTTATTTCGTCGCTCAGCCCGCGCCCGAGGGGAACGGCGACGTTCGAGTGGTGACAAATGATGCCTTCGGCCACCTGATATCGGAACTGCTCGCCCAGGGACTTCGAGTGCGCTTCACCGTCAGCGGAACGAGCATGCGCCCCTTCCTTGAAGAAGGGGACATCGTCACCCTCGCCCCGGTCACGCCAGCGGACCTGAAGATTGGCGACATCGCGCTGGTGCGTCGGTCTCCGAATTCGCTCACGCTGCACCGTCTTGTCAGAAAAATGAGGGGATCACAGCCACTCCTCGTTTTCAAAGGAGATGCCGTCAACGAAAGTGATGAGCCGGTGGCCCCTCATCAGGTCATCGCCCGGGTGACTGAAATTCAGAAGACGCATAAGCGCATCTCTCTTCAGGAAGGGATGGCCATTGTCCGGAACTGGTTTCTCGCTCAGAAATCAATCCTTCGAGCCACTGGCCGACGGGCACTTCATCGGGTGATTTTGCGGTCGGTTCCGGCGGACACAGGGACTAACTCTCCCGCAAAAGAGCCATGACACAAGCGCCCCTTACTCCTTTGGGAGGGAATAGGGAGGCACCGGGAGTGTCCTTTGATCAGGTGTGGCTGGAGATTGCGGAGACAAGAATTCGGATTCGCCCATCGGATCATCGGATGAAGATCGGCGTCACCCCGGAATATTTCCCCTTTCTTCGAGAGACACCCTGCGACGCGGCCGATATTGACCTTACGGTCCATTGCCAGGAGATCCCGCAGATTCCCCTCACGCTATCGCTATTTGACTCCGGTGGAGTATGGACGCTGGGACTGTCGGGAGATCGGTTTATCTTTCACTTCAGGACCCTGGCAGCCGATCCGCCGCTTTACAAGCTGGCCGTCATGTCGCGCGATTTCTCAAAAGGCGACGTGTTCATAAGACCTGACACAGGCCTGGTGATCGGTAATGTCCTCTATCCCCTCGAATTCCCTCTGGACGAGCTGTTGGTCAATCATTGGCTGGCCAACGGTCGGGGAATCGAGCTTCATGCCTTTGGAGTCTGCTTTGATGGTAGAGGTCTGGTCTGTTGCGGTCAGTCAGGAGCAGGAAAATCTACAATGGCCCGGCTCTGGCAGGAGGTCGGCTGTGGGCAGATCCTCAGCGATGACCGGGTGATTTTGCGCCTCCAGGATCCCCCGAAAGCCTTTGGGACTCCCTGGCATGGCGACGCAGGAGTTGCCTCCAGCACAGGCTGCCCTTTGATGGCTCTCTTCTTTCTCGAACACACGCCTGAAAACCGCCGGCAACGGCTCACACCCGCTCAAGCCTCTTCCCTTCTACTGGCCCGTTCCTTCCCTCCCTTCTGGGACAAAGAGAGGATGGAAGCGACCCTCGACGTGATCACCCGTATCGTCGAGCGCGTTCCCTGTTACCGCCTGGGCTTTGTCCCCGATCAAAGCATTGTTCACTTCCTGAAATCCCTCGCTTACGAAATTAATAGGCATAACCGCCCGTAACGCCCCGAGCTGTGAACGACGAGGGGGAAGATCACGGCAAAAGCAACCCGCCCTCCGCTCCCACTCGTAGCGAATCATTATGGAGGCTAATACCCCTTCCGTAACGGGAAATTCCCAGTCCAGGCACGGTCACAAACTGTAATAGTCTGCGCCATCTTTGATCTTTCAGAACAGAAGCGGGGGATCCATAAGGGTACTGCTCTGCACTGGGAGATTCCTGCCAGACTCCCGGCTTCTATCCATTGAAGTACTCCTCTAATGACCAGGCTTTTTGTCGCATATCTTCTTGCATCAAGCGAAGATGAAGAGATTTCCCCAAGAGCCGAAACGTTCCGTCCTGGCCCGATGTGAGCGGGTCAGAATCCCCCCGCGCCAGGTCCAGACCGGTCACCGATTCAAGAGTCCCTCTCATGCAAGGGCAGTACCCATCTCCCGGGTCGGGACGGGGGAAAAAATTTCTGGTCACGATCTTGACAAAAAGAG is a window of Blastocatellia bacterium DNA encoding:
- a CDS encoding methyltransferase domain-containing protein, whose amino-acid sequence is MQTEAARWLSLVAAKFNAPEEVASHTETVAEGFEAWEREVVQQFMTCPGRLLDVGCGAGREAFAFAERGFEVVAIDIAEKMIEQAKALAAERQVNIEFHTMSVTECAFPPQSFDYIFFSRAVYSYIPTRALRLATLARLRQMLKPSGLLILSGYFVARRRLLSRRALRHFGQCLAATLWGRWTATEPGDTLIGRVSERSDLNKPCFVHIFPSLTAIAEELRQAGFSILRGGTHFYFVAQPAPEGNGDVRVVTNDAFGHLISELLAQGLRVRFTVSGTSMRPFLEEGDIVTLAPVTPADLKIGDIALVRRSPNSLTLHRLVRKMRGSQPLLVFKGDAVNESDEPVAPHQVIARVTEIQKTHKRISLQEGMAIVRNWFLAQKSILRATGRRALHRVILRSVPADTGTNSPAKEP